One Lodderomyces beijingensis strain CBS 14171 genome assembly, chromosome: 5 DNA segment encodes these proteins:
- a CDS encoding mitochondrial 37S ribosomal protein mS29, with protein MLRCAASAAKGRGASSVCVSLNFAHSFTTLSILNAAPRQKEGKAKQVMGRKNDKPREKVKKTTALTPKHFRDAIRVLGFENLAPSLTGVKDLSVNELKTGTVTTYAQKTEDSLRASKAFKKFQYHEMFKKPVSLVTSNTVKINDGFVEKLEGNSIDNRVYLDGAKGCGKSTLMNQAIALALDKYDGKVIVLHLHTAELIGNGSSDYFRNEKLGLYQQPMATKRWLTSILASNAALFKTLKLTEDVTFVEKKKEVKMSKGKHSLYDYLSTNREINRGQPTMAFQFIMRQIQEHSKSIPVLLAIDDFNTMADQPITKYFDRDHAPIDIQEFELADYILRYVSGESRFEHGGVLLGKSQDVCPDRKTVHLAVYQDPKVDPYLKKPKLDLELAKRMVQTHRIEPFRVDPMTHEEVRALMSFWRDQNVLLVRESFHKKDFSINSATTATATTTTTTTNNGDLPAENPKAEFDADEQFEKICKSSYVISQGNPHGLIKQNLLSY; from the coding sequence GTGTCGCTCAATTTCGCTCATTCATTCACCACTttgtcaatcttgaatGCCGCCCCACGTCAAAAGGAAGGTAAGGCCAAGCAAGTCATGGGTAGGAAAAATGACAAGCCCAGGGAAAAGGTGAAAAAGACCACAGCGTTGACACCAAAGCATTTCAGGGACGCGATTCGGGTTTTgggttttgaaaacttggcgCCTTCATTGACCGGGGTCAAGGACTTGAGCGTGAATGAGTTGAAAACGGGCACGGTGACTACATACGCCCAGAAGACAGAGGACAGTTTGAGGGCACTGAAGGCGTTCAAGAAATTTCAATACCACGAAATGTTCAAGAAACCCGTTTCGTTGGTCACGTCCAACACCGTTAAGATCAACGATggctttgttgaaaaattagAGGGAAACTCGATCGATAATCGAGTTTATCTCGATGGTGCCAAGGGATGTGGTAAATCCACGTTAATGAATCAAGCTATAGCATTGGCGCTTGACAAATACGACGGCAAGGTCATTGTTTTGCATCTACACACGGCCGAGTTGATTGGTAATGGATCCTCGGACTATTTCCGCAACGAGAAATTGGGATTGTACCAGCAGCCAATGGCGACCAAAAGATGGCTAACTTCAATTCTCGCTTCGAATGCAGCGCTATTCAAGACTTTGAAACTCACCGAGGACGTGACAtttgttgagaaaaagaaggaggtcAAGATGAGCAAGGGGAAGCATTCCTTGTATGACTACTTGTCGACGAATCGGGAGATCAACAGGGGTCAGCCAACGATGGCTTTCCAATTCATAATGAGGCAGATTCAAGAGCACTCCAAGAGCATACCTGTGCTATTAGCTATTGACGATTTCAACACCATGGCCGATCAACCAATCACCAAATACTTTGATCGCGACCACGCGCCTATTGATATTCAAGAATTCGAATTGGCAGATTACATACTAAGATATGTTAGTGGAGAATCCCGATTCGAACATGGTGGTGTTTTATTGGGCAAGTCGCAGGATGTGTGCCCCGATAGGAAAACCGTGCATTTGGCCGTGTACCAAGACCCCAAAGTCGATCCCTATTTGAAGAAACCAAAGTTGgatttggagttggccaagaggATGGTGCAAACACACAGGATTGAGCCATTTAGGGTGGACCCAATGACGCATGAGGAAGTTAGGGCGTTGATGTCGTTTTGGAGAGACCAAAATGTGTTGCTTGTAAGAGAAAGCTTCCATAAAAAGGACTTTTCCATAAACTCTGCGACTactgccaccgccaccacaaccacaaccacaaccaacaacGGCGATCTCCCAGCTGAAAATCCGAAAGCTGAATTCGACGCCGACGAGCAGTTTGAGAAAATCTGCAAGTCCAGCTACGTGATATCACAGGGTAACCCCCACGGACTAATCAAACAAAACTTATTATCCTACTAA